The following coding sequences are from one Tachysurus vachellii isolate PV-2020 chromosome 7, HZAU_Pvac_v1, whole genome shotgun sequence window:
- the LOC132848444 gene encoding probable G-protein coupled receptor 141 isoform X2, which translates to MIGESDLPIAYRISLAVLYLLVFIGGIVGVIIMSTTIMSNMLSVTRVSMINLLVLHLIFLLTVPFRVYYYVANKWELGPYFCKLVSSMLHGHMYLSFIFYAIILCNRYLTYFEWRHRQEFYRELHAVIASVTIWAIILAIVIPSTINYGTGTDKPTLITNNVTQCFAFGTALINKNVKVMNYIICSVVLLIWVLLASCQFYIMWRVRQKHGEFRWVHQEFWAQIKSLCFVLIMLICFVPYQAFRIYYAYTYWPGLEKVNEVFLAVTAFSCFDMLLFAGREVCQSAYKMCCIT; encoded by the exons ATGATTGG CGAATCTGACTTACCGATCGCATACAGGATCAGCCTGGCGGTTCTCTACCTGCTTGTCTTTATTGGTGGGATCGTCGGAGTGATCATAATGAGCACCACCATTATGTCCAACATGTTGTCTGTCACCAGAGTGTCAATGATCAATCTGCTGGTGCTGCACTTGATCTTTCTCCTCACTGTGCCCTTCCGTGTCTACTACTATGTTGCCAACAAATGGGAATTAGGCCCCTACTTTTGTAAGCTGGTCAGCAGCATGCTTCACGGGCACATGTACCTCAGCTTCATTTTCTATGCCATCATCCTCTGCAACCGATACCTGACTTACTTTGAATGGAGACATCGACAGGAATTCTACAGAGAGCTGCATGCTGTAATAGCCAGTGTGACTATCTGGGCCATCATTTTGGCTATTGTTATTCCTTCTACCATCAATTATGGAACAGGAACGGATAAACCTactttaataactaataatgtTACTCAGTGCTTTGCATTTGGAACTGctcttattaataaaaatgtaaaagtgatgAACTACATCATCTGCTCTGTGGTGCTGCTGATCTGGGTGCTCTTAGCGTCATGTCAGTTTTACATAATGTGGCGCGTGCGCCAAAAACATGGAGAATTCCGATGGGTTCATCAGGAGTTCTGGGCTCAGATCAAGAGCCTGTGCTTTGTGTTGATCATGCTCATTTGCTTTGTGCCATATCAGGCCTTCAGGATCTACTATGCATACACATATTGGCCTGGACTTGAAAAAGTCAATGAGGTTTTCCTGGCAGTCACGGCTTTCAGCTGCTTTGACATGCTTTTGTTTGCTGGCAGGGAAGTGTGTCAATCGGCTTACAAAATGTGTTGTATTACATGA
- the si:dkey-94e7.2 gene encoding LOW QUALITY PROTEIN: retinol dehydrogenase 12 (The sequence of the model RefSeq protein was modified relative to this genomic sequence to represent the inferred CDS: inserted 4 bases in 3 codons; substituted 2 bases at 2 genomic stop codons) codes for MRKGKFLRQFPLMQVVFKVRFDGKTVIITEVNTGIGKETTRDLSKRGARIIIACRDIAKAETAQREIVADSGNQNVLIRKLDTKSIQEFDEVINKEEKQLHVLINNVGIMMCPYSKTADGFKMQFGVNHLGKIFFTFFSSKRSAESQIYSASXYTFMTDLFYVSHLDDINSEKNYQSRXGQSKLANILCSRSLTKSLKDTGVTVDSIHPGIVCTELKRHMNLGLLXIVRPFTKTSVQGAQTSIYCSVXPALDSRSGGYYSNCRPSSCTRATQDDEXMWELWDLSCQMLGMNWE; via the exons ATGAGGAAGGGAAAGTTCTTGAGACAGTTTCCTCTGATGCAAG TGGTTTTCAAGGTAAGATTTGATGGCAAAACAGTTATCATTACAGAAGTCAACACTGGAATTGGCAAAGAAACCACAAGAGATTTATCTAAAAGAG GGGCCAGGATCATCATAGCTTGCAGAGATATTGCCAAAGCCGaaacagcacagagagagaTTGTTGCTGATTCAGGCAACCAAAATGTCCTCATCAGAAAACTCGACACGAAATCAATCCAGGAATTTGACGAAGTAATAAACAAAG AGGAAAAGCAATTACATGTTCTCATAAACAATGTTGGAATCATGATGTGCCCCTATTCTAAGACTGCAGATGGCTTTAAGATGCAATTTGGAGTCAACCATTtgggtaaaatattttttacgtTCTTTTCATCCAAGAGAAGTGCTGAATCTCAAATTTATAGTGCTTCATGATACACATTCATGACTGATCTATTCTATGTTTCT CATTTGGATGACATCAACAGTGAGAAGAATTACCAAAGCA ATGGACAGAGCAAGCTAGCAAATATCCTCTGTTCTCGATCCCTGACCAAAAGTCTTAAAG ACACAGGCGTGACAGTAGACTCAATCCACCCAGGCATTGTTTGCACTGAACTAAAGAGACACATGAACCTTGGGCTCC TAATAGTCAGGCCTTTCACTAAGACATCAGTGCAGGGAGCGCAGACTTCAATCTACTGTTCTGTGTAGCCAGCGCTCGACTCACGCAGTGGTGGCTATTACAG CAATTGTAGACCTTCAAGTTGCACAAGAGCTACacaagatgatga gatgtggGAGCTGTGGGACCTCAGTTGCCAGATGCTTGGCATGAACTGGgaatga
- the LOC132848454 gene encoding protein transport protein Sec61 subunit gamma, whose amino-acid sequence MDQVMQFVEPGRQFVKDSIRLVKRCTKPDRKEFQKIAMATAIGFAIMGFIGFFVKLIHIPINNIIVGG is encoded by the exons ATGGATCAGGTCATGCAGTTTGTGGAGCCTGGGAGGCAGTTTGTGAAGGACTCCATCAGACTGGTGAAGAGATGCACTAAACCTGATAGGAAAG AGTTTCAGAagattgccatggcaacagcgaTTGGTTTTGCAATCATGGGCTTTATTGGGTTCTTCGTCAAGCTTATCCACATCCCCATTAACAACATAATTGT tgGTGGTTAA
- the LOC132848444 gene encoding probable G-protein coupled receptor 141 isoform X1, whose protein sequence is MIGSESDLPIAYRISLAVLYLLVFIGGIVGVIIMSTTIMSNMLSVTRVSMINLLVLHLIFLLTVPFRVYYYVANKWELGPYFCKLVSSMLHGHMYLSFIFYAIILCNRYLTYFEWRHRQEFYRELHAVIASVTIWAIILAIVIPSTINYGTGTDKPTLITNNVTQCFAFGTALINKNVKVMNYIICSVVLLIWVLLASCQFYIMWRVRQKHGEFRWVHQEFWAQIKSLCFVLIMLICFVPYQAFRIYYAYTYWPGLEKVNEVFLAVTAFSCFDMLLFAGREVCQSAYKMCCIT, encoded by the exons ATGATTGG CAGCGAATCTGACTTACCGATCGCATACAGGATCAGCCTGGCGGTTCTCTACCTGCTTGTCTTTATTGGTGGGATCGTCGGAGTGATCATAATGAGCACCACCATTATGTCCAACATGTTGTCTGTCACCAGAGTGTCAATGATCAATCTGCTGGTGCTGCACTTGATCTTTCTCCTCACTGTGCCCTTCCGTGTCTACTACTATGTTGCCAACAAATGGGAATTAGGCCCCTACTTTTGTAAGCTGGTCAGCAGCATGCTTCACGGGCACATGTACCTCAGCTTCATTTTCTATGCCATCATCCTCTGCAACCGATACCTGACTTACTTTGAATGGAGACATCGACAGGAATTCTACAGAGAGCTGCATGCTGTAATAGCCAGTGTGACTATCTGGGCCATCATTTTGGCTATTGTTATTCCTTCTACCATCAATTATGGAACAGGAACGGATAAACCTactttaataactaataatgtTACTCAGTGCTTTGCATTTGGAACTGctcttattaataaaaatgtaaaagtgatgAACTACATCATCTGCTCTGTGGTGCTGCTGATCTGGGTGCTCTTAGCGTCATGTCAGTTTTACATAATGTGGCGCGTGCGCCAAAAACATGGAGAATTCCGATGGGTTCATCAGGAGTTCTGGGCTCAGATCAAGAGCCTGTGCTTTGTGTTGATCATGCTCATTTGCTTTGTGCCATATCAGGCCTTCAGGATCTACTATGCATACACATATTGGCCTGGACTTGAAAAAGTCAATGAGGTTTTCCTGGCAGTCACGGCTTTCAGCTGCTTTGACATGCTTTTGTTTGCTGGCAGGGAAGTGTGTCAATCGGCTTACAAAATGTGTTGTATTACATGA